The candidate division WOR-3 bacterium DNA segment TTCGTTTGACCAGAAACATCGATATTGGGCAGTGAAAGTTTTAAAATTTTGTCAATAATTTTTGCTATAAGATTTACATAAAACTTGTTGACATCGCTAAATGCTTAAGTAAAATATATCTATGCCATTAACGCCGTTAGAAATTAAAAACAAAACATTTAAGCGCCGGCTGAAAGGTTATGACTGTAATGAAGTGAAGACCTTTTTATTACTGGTGAGCAAAGAATTAGAAGATTTGCGCAACGAACGGGCGAGTTTGGCGCAAAAACTTGATGAATTACAGGCCAAACTGGCAACTTATGAGAAGACCGAAAATTTATTAAAAGAGACACTACTGACGGCCCAAAAAACGGTAACAGAACTAAAAGATGCCGCCCGTAAAGAAGCTGAAAATATTGTTAATAAAGCAAAACTCGAGGCTGCGCAGATTAAACAAAACATTGAAGCCGAACTTCAAGAGCTAAAGAGCAGGGTTGATGAATTACAAAATCAGCGCATTGCAATTGTTTCTCAAATGAAAGCAATCATAAGTAATTTATCAATGCTGATTGAGAAAGAAACAAAAGATTAAGAAGGAGAGACTTTATGTCCGAGCATATTCTTACGCCGAATAATCTTTATGAGAAAGTTGAAGAGACTTATAATTTTTTGCGCCAAAAGACCGATCAAACCCCGGACATCGGAATAATTTTAGGCACCGGTCTAGGTCAATTAGCTCAAGAAATCAAAAGTGTCACGACGATCCCCTATAACGAGATTCCGTATTTTCTTAAACCGACCGTAGAAAGTCATTCGGGTCGACTGATCTTTGGTGAGCTTAGCGGCAAAAAGGTCGTAGCGATGCAGGGTCGTTTTCATTATTATGAAGGCTATGAAATGCTGGCAATAACTTTTCCAGTTCGCGTGATGGCGCGTCTGGGCATCAAGACCCTTATTGTCTCGAATGCGGCTGGTGGTCTGAATCCGAGATTTAAGGTTAGTGATCTCATGGTGATTACAGACCATATTAATTTTATGGGTAATAATCCCTTGCGTGGGGTCAATGATCCACGGCTTGGTCCAAGATTTCCCGACATGTATAATTGCTATGATAAAAATTTAGTTAAATTAGCTAAGCGGGTAGCCAGAAAATTGCGCATCAAATTGCAAGCTGGAGTTTATATCGCAGTTGCCGGTCCGAATTTAGAGACTGCAGCTGAATACCGTGCCTTAAGAATTCTCAGAGCTGATGCGGTTGGCATGTCGACAGTGCCTGAGGTAATTGTGGCCCGGCAAATTGGCATCCGAGTTTTGGGATTTTCTGTGATCACCGATTTAGGTATTCCCGAAGAGTTAAAGCCGTGTAATTTTGAAGATGTGCTTAAAGCCGCCAATCGTGCCGAACCCAAGCTGACTAAGTTAATTACCGCAGTGGTCAAAGAGCTTAAATAATGTCCCGGCGTGGAAGTTTTCTTATTATTATGAGTTTAGCAATTCTAATTAGTTGCCAGCGATCTCAAATCAAAGAGAATATTACTTTTAGTCCTCAAGAGCACTTAACCCAGGCCCTTGAAAAATTACAGGCTAAGAAGTATAACGACGCGATTAAAATGTTTGAAGAAATTATTTTTAATTACCCAACGACCCAATGGGCAGTTGAGGCGCAATATTATTTAGCTGAAGCCTATTTTCAGAAAAAAGACTACCGCTCAGCAATTACCGAATACGAATTTTTTATCAATAATTTTTCCACGAGCCAATATCTTGAGGATGCGTACTATAAATTGGCAGTATGTTACCTAAAAACTGCCCCCTCAATTAAACGTGATCTCCGGGCGATCCAAAAAAGTTGGGAGATATTAGAGACTTTACAGGAAAATTTTCCTAATACGAAATATGCCGACGAGATACAGCAACTCAAAAACGAAATTCTCGGTCGGTGGGCAAAGAAGTATTATGATATTGGTCTCTTATATTATCGTGGCGGTGAACCGGAGGCATCGCGGGTGTATTTCAACTATGTAATTCAGGAATACCCCAATACCCAATGGGCCAATTGGAGCAAATTTATGATTGCGCAAATCTTGCAACGAAAGGATTCAATTCTTCAAGCTCAAGAGCTGTATCAAGATTTATTAAGTGATAGTTTAGATCCAGCACTTCGAAAATTAATCCAAAAACAACTTGCCAAGATATCAAAATGAAAATTGGGATTTTTGGCGGCGCCTTTGATCCGATTCATTTAGGGCATTTAATAGTTGCTGAGGAAGCTCGAGAAATGCTGCAATTAGACAAGATGCTTTTTATCCCTACCTACCGACCTCCGCATAAGAAGTGCCACACTTCATACGAGCATCGGCGAAATATGGTAAAAATCGCTATCGCGGATAATCCATTTTTTGAATTATGTGAAATTGAAAAGCATACCAAGGTATCATGGACCATTAATACCCTTAAAAAACTAAAGAAACGATATCCGGCAGATGAATTATATTTAATTATTGGTGCCGACCAGTATAATGCTCTTGGTAGCTGGAGGGAACCTGAGAAGCTAAAGGACTATGCGCAACTTGTCGTAATACCTCGTCCGAATACTTTAGAAACAAACAAGAAACAAAAGCACGATATTTTATATCTTAAAACTTCTTTAATCGATATCGCTAGTCAAAGAATTCGCGAGGACTTAAAAAACAATCGAAGCGTAAAATACAAAGTTAAAGACAATGTACTAAAGTACATTGAACAAAATAAATTATATCATAAATAGGAGGCAAAATGTTTGAATTTCTTTACGGCCAAAGCCAGACCTCGGGTGGCGCTGCGAACCCGATTTTAAGTTTACTGCCCATTATTTTAATTATTGTCGTTTTTTATTTTTTACTGATTTTACCACAACAGCGTCGCCAGAAACGACATCAGCAAATGATTAACGAACTAAAAAAAGGTGAACGAATTGTACTTTCCAGCGGTATTTATGGGACAATTACTAATATCAAGGAAAGAACCTTTATTGTGAAAATTAGCGAGAATACGGAAATCGAAGTTGAAAAGAGTTCCGTGGCTTATAAGTTATAAGTAGTAGCTGTTTATTCGCTAAGGAAAACGATTGTCAAGAATCTTATGAACGGTAAAATTTGTCGGATTTTACTTTATGGTAACCCGATCTTGCGGCAGAAGACCATAAGGATTGATAAGATTGATGAGGCGGTAAAAAAAGTGATTGCCGATCTGAAAGCAACAATAATTGTAAAAAACGGCTTAGGGCTTGCTGCCAACCAAATTGGATCATCCTTTCGGATTTTCTGTTATAACCCGGAATACTTTGATTTAGGTAAAGAACCAGTTGTGATTATAAATCCAGAAATTATTCACCAAGCCGGGCACGACGAAAGCGAAGAAGGGTGTTTATCGCTTCCCGGAATTAACGAGATAGTACCTCGAGCCCGTCATGTTGTTATTCGAGGGCTATCTGAGACCGGCGAAGAATTAACCATTTCGGGTCGTGATCTTCTGGCACGAGTTTTTCAGCACGAAATTGACCACCTAGACGGAAAGTTTTTTATTGACTATCTGTCGCCGCTGCGTAAAAAGATGTTAGAAAAAGAGCTAGCAGAAATCATAAAAATGGCTCAAGAACGATGCGAATAGTTTTTTGGGGTAGTGCCGGATTTTCAATACCAATTTTAGAGAGTATCTATCGTGGTGGGTATGAAATTGTCTGTGTGGTTACTGCGCCAGCCAAACCAGCCGGGCGAGGGCTTAAAATTAGCCCGAACCCGGTTTACAATAAAGCCAGAGAATTAGGTATAAAGGTAATAACTCCAATAAATCCGAATACTGAGGAGGTATATAAAATATTGGCCGAGTTAAAACCCGAGCTTTGTGTGCTTAGTTCTTATGGATATATAATAAAAGAACCAATTTTAAGTCTGCCCATCCAAGGCTTTATTAATATTCACCCGTCGTTACTTCCCAAATATCGCGGTCCGGCTCCAATCCAGCGGGCAATAATTAATGGCGAAAAGGTTACCGGAGTGACAACTTTTTTTATGAACGCCGGAATTGACAGTGGCAATATTATTTTACAGAAAGCAACAGAAATCGGGCCTGATGAGACCTACGATGAGTTAAGTACGCGACTGGCCAATTTGGGTGCGGAATTAACGATTGAAACTCTTAAATTAATAAAAAATGGTGCAGTTAAAACTTTGCCCCAAAATGACGAAGAAAAAAGCTATGCTCCAAAGATAAAAAAAGAAGAGTGTCAAATATCTTGGGAAAAATCCAAATATGAAATTCACAATTTAGTTCGAGGACTTTCATCTGAGCCTGGGGCTTTTACTTATTTTCGGAATAACCGGGTGAAAATTTTACGAACTAAGATTCCTGAGAGTTCTCAGGTACAGGCAATTCACACCGAGTATGGTAAAATTCAGGTTCAAGACAGAAAACTTTTAGTTAATACCCGAGACAATTATTTAGAGGTTTTGCTTTTACAACTCGAAGGTGGAAAAGTAATAAGCGCCCGAGATTTTATTAATGGACAACGCATAACCCCAAGTGATTGTTTTACAAACCAGGCGGCAGGTTAAAATACAGCATGATTAAAAAAATTCTGTTACTAATGATAATTTTTTTTGTAGGCTTTTTTATTGGATTTGCTGTAATCGGACTGTTTTTTATGCCGATGTTATCTCGACCAGCCCGGGATGTAAAAGTACCTAATGTTATCGGGTTGCGATTTAGTGTCGCCGAAACTATAATTAAGAATTCAGGGCTTGTTATCGGATCGATAGATTCAACCTTTGATGCTTCAGTCCCCATAGGTTGTGTCATTAAGCAAAAACCGCAGCCCGAAAAATATGTTAAGACGGGACGTCGTGTTTACTTGCTAGTCAGCAAAGGACCACCGCGCGTTCGAATTCCTTCAGCTGAAAATACCTACCTGGATAAATACCTAGAAGTTTTGCGTCGGTTAGGTTTTCAAAATATTTCTGTCGAAACGCTTAGGTCCTATGAAATACCTGAAGGTAAGATTATTAGTGTTAATCCGGAACCGTATTCAGAGTGTCAAATTACAGACCTCTTAAAAATCTATGTTTCTGGTGGTATCCAAGGCGCGTTTATTATGCCGAGACTTATTGGTTTAAAAATCGACGAAGCGATAAATATAATCATAACGAATAATCTAATATTACAAGAGATTATCGAACTTCCTAGTGAAGAGGACCCGGGCATTGTGATCATCCAGTATCCCGAAGAAGGAATGAGGGTCCGGACCGGTGACCAGGTAATCTTAACCGTAAGTAAAGGACGATGATGAAGGTTGCGGCTTCAATCCTTAATTGCAATTTTCTTAAATTGGCCCAAGAAATTACTAAAGTTCAAAACGCCGGGATTGATGCGATCCATTTGGATGTGATGGATGGACATTTTGTTCCTAATCTTAGTTTCGGCGTTCCAATACTAAAGGCAATCCGACCAGTTGTTAAGGTGCCGATTTATACTCACCTGATGGTTTTTTATCCAGAAAAGATGATCAAAAATTTTATTGAAGA contains these protein-coding regions:
- the fmt gene encoding methionyl-tRNA formyltransferase codes for the protein MRIVFWGSAGFSIPILESIYRGGYEIVCVVTAPAKPAGRGLKISPNPVYNKARELGIKVITPINPNTEEVYKILAELKPELCVLSSYGYIIKEPILSLPIQGFINIHPSLLPKYRGPAPIQRAIINGEKVTGVTTFFMNAGIDSGNIILQKATEIGPDETYDELSTRLANLGAELTIETLKLIKNGAVKTLPQNDEEKSYAPKIKKEECQISWEKSKYEIHNLVRGLSSEPGAFTYFRNNRVKILRTKIPESSQVQAIHTEYGKIQVQDRKLLVNTRDNYLEVLLLQLEGGKVISARDFINGQRITPSDCFTNQAAG
- the bamD gene encoding outer membrane protein assembly factor BamD; amino-acid sequence: MSLAILISCQRSQIKENITFSPQEHLTQALEKLQAKKYNDAIKMFEEIIFNYPTTQWAVEAQYYLAEAYFQKKDYRSAITEYEFFINNFSTSQYLEDAYYKLAVCYLKTAPSIKRDLRAIQKSWEILETLQENFPNTKYADEIQQLKNEILGRWAKKYYDIGLLYYRGGEPEASRVYFNYVIQEYPNTQWANWSKFMIAQILQRKDSILQAQELYQDLLSDSLDPALRKLIQKQLAKISK
- the def gene encoding peptide deformylase, with product MNGKICRILLYGNPILRQKTIRIDKIDEAVKKVIADLKATIIVKNGLGLAANQIGSSFRIFCYNPEYFDLGKEPVVIINPEIIHQAGHDESEEGCLSLPGINEIVPRARHVVIRGLSETGEELTISGRDLLARVFQHEIDHLDGKFFIDYLSPLRKKMLEKELAEIIKMAQERCE
- a CDS encoding purine-nucleoside phosphorylase; this encodes MSEHILTPNNLYEKVEETYNFLRQKTDQTPDIGIILGTGLGQLAQEIKSVTTIPYNEIPYFLKPTVESHSGRLIFGELSGKKVVAMQGRFHYYEGYEMLAITFPVRVMARLGIKTLIVSNAAGGLNPRFKVSDLMVITDHINFMGNNPLRGVNDPRLGPRFPDMYNCYDKNLVKLAKRVARKLRIKLQAGVYIAVAGPNLETAAEYRALRILRADAVGMSTVPEVIVARQIGIRVLGFSVITDLGIPEELKPCNFEDVLKAANRAEPKLTKLITAVVKELK
- the nadD gene encoding nicotinate-nucleotide adenylyltransferase, with protein sequence MKIGIFGGAFDPIHLGHLIVAEEAREMLQLDKMLFIPTYRPPHKKCHTSYEHRRNMVKIAIADNPFFELCEIEKHTKVSWTINTLKKLKKRYPADELYLIIGADQYNALGSWREPEKLKDYAQLVVIPRPNTLETNKKQKHDILYLKTSLIDIASQRIREDLKNNRSVKYKVKDNVLKYIEQNKLYHK
- the yajC gene encoding preprotein translocase subunit YajC, translated to MFEFLYGQSQTSGGAANPILSLLPIILIIVVFYFLLILPQQRRQKRHQQMINELKKGERIVLSSGIYGTITNIKERTFIVKISENTEIEVEKSSVAYKL
- a CDS encoding PASTA domain-containing protein; this encodes MIIFFVGFFIGFAVIGLFFMPMLSRPARDVKVPNVIGLRFSVAETIIKNSGLVIGSIDSTFDASVPIGCVIKQKPQPEKYVKTGRRVYLLVSKGPPRVRIPSAENTYLDKYLEVLRRLGFQNISVETLRSYEIPEGKIISVNPEPYSECQITDLLKIYVSGGIQGAFIMPRLIGLKIDEAINIIITNNLILQEIIELPSEEDPGIVIIQYPEEGMRVRTGDQVILTVSKGR
- a CDS encoding DivIVA domain-containing protein, with protein sequence MPLTPLEIKNKTFKRRLKGYDCNEVKTFLLLVSKELEDLRNERASLAQKLDELQAKLATYEKTENLLKETLLTAQKTVTELKDAARKEAENIVNKAKLEAAQIKQNIEAELQELKSRVDELQNQRIAIVSQMKAIISNLSMLIEKETKD